A single Amphiprion ocellaris isolate individual 3 ecotype Okinawa chromosome 15, ASM2253959v1, whole genome shotgun sequence DNA region contains:
- the si:ch211-57n23.1 gene encoding uncharacterized protein si:ch211-57n23.1, whose translation MLQRTASRAWLCLSCCLLLAVCSPADDAGSAGSLPLEQVSGEPDVEDLEWGSGSSILHLLHSFPADSPFITETPEKPVNCTQRFWLPPSPPICWENIAGPEEFAKSRLLVLQNRAALQAVSTSSGVEEGGVSYDYQAREEVQGIRSEHQKMVETMQTMETVFVGLAEKRKEGKDQGALTSMKEHLANTRDAIEGREHMANHLEKQFSTLEKNLLNMQLRLSKFIRQ comes from the exons ATGCTCCAGCGGACAGCGAGCAGAGCCTGGCTCTGCCTGTCCTGCTGCCTGCTGTTGGCCGTCTGTTCCCCAGCAGACGATGCAGGTTCAGCAGGTTCTCTTCCCCTTGAGCAAGTGTCAGGGGAGCCAGACGTAGAGGACTTGGAGTGGGGATCTGGATCATCTATTCTGCACCTGCTCCACAGCTTCCCTGCCGACAGCCCCTTTATAACGGAGACCCCAGAAAAACCAGTTAACTGCACCCAGCGCTTCTGGCTACCGCCGTCTCCTCCAATCTGCTGGGAAAATATCGCTGGGCCCGAAGAGTTTGCAAAGTCCCGTCTGCTTGTTCTGCAGAACAGGGCTGCGCTGCAGGCAGTGTCCACCTCCAGTGGGGTGGAAGAGGGAGGAGTCTCCTACGACTACCAGGCCAGAGAGGAGGTCCAGGGGATCCGCTCAGAGCACCAGAAAATGGTCGAAACTATGCAGACCATGGAGACGGTGTTTGTTGGTCTGgcagagaagaggaaagaaggGAAGGACCAGGGAGCACTAACAAG CATGAAGGAGCATCTGGCCAACACAAGGGATGCAATAGAGGGCAGAGAGCACATGGCAAACCACCTGGAGAAGCAGTTTTCTACTTTAGAGAAGAATCTGCTCAACATGCAGCTTCGACTCAGCAAATTCATCCGACAGTGA
- the chrac1 gene encoding chromatin accessibility complex protein 1, which yields MRRNETAPAHRLMCRCCSEKAAKRRQHEEENASPFKTILEVPAVWRRVLMKMSQNTPDKDEQTSSTKKNISLPISRVRLIMKSSPDVSSINQDALFLTTKATELFVQHLALSSFNNGSGKETNSLSYSDLATTAEETETFHFLTDILPKKILARDYLKSLEQMQEEEGDF from the exons ATGAGACGAAACGAAACTGCTCCTGCTCACCGTTTAAT GTGTCgctgctgcagtgaaaaagcCGCCAAACGTCGTCAACACGAAGAAGAAAACGCGTCACCGTTCAAAACAATACTTGAGGTTCCGGCTGTCTGGCGCCGCGTCCTCATGAAGATGTCCCAAAATACTCCCGACAAAGACGAGCAAACGTCGAGCACTAAGAAGAACATCTCGCTACCCATCTCCAGGGTGAGGCTGATCATGAAGAGCTCCCCGGACGTGTCCAGCATCAACCAGGACGCTCTGTTTCTCACCACCAAGGCGACG GAGCTGTTCGTCCAGCATCTGGCCCTGTCCTCGTTCAACAACGGCTCCGGGAAGGAAACCAACAGTCTGTCGTACAGCGACCTGGCGACCACCGCGGAGGAGACCGAGACCTTCCACTTCCTCACAG ATATCCTGCCTAAGAAGATCTTGGCTCGGGATTACCTCAAGTCTTTGGAGCAAATGCAAGAAGAGgaaggtgatttttaa
- the gatad1 gene encoding GATA zinc finger domain-containing protein 1, whose protein sequence is MPLGLKPCCAVCKTNSSSMWKKGNQGEILCNNCTGKSSSGAASGPSMSSNTQPSNGGGKQSKQEIHRRSARLRSTKYKAPASEKKVSTKGKGRRHIFKLKNPIKAPESVATIITSESVFYKGVYYQTGDVIKVTDEEDRKPYYAQIRGFVQDQYCEKSAALTWLIPTQASPKDQFDPGTYIVGPEEDLPRKMEYLEFVCHAPSEYFKSRSSPFPTIPIRPEKGYIWAHIGPTPALTVKESVSGSS, encoded by the exons ATGCCGCTGGGTTTAAAACCATGCTGCGCTGTCTGCAAGACCAACTCTTCCTCCATGTGGAAGAAAGGAAACCAGGGAGAAATCCTCTGCAACAACTGCACCGGGAAGAGCAGCAGCGGCGCAGCGTCTGGACCCTCCATGTCCTCCAACACTCAGCCCAGCAATGGCGGGGGGAAGCAG TCAAAACAGGAGATCCACAGGAGGTCTGCACGACTGAGAAGCACCAAGTACAAAGCTCCTGCATCTGAGAAGAAAGTGtcaacaaaaggaaaaggcagGAGACACATATtcaaactcaaaaat CCAATCAAAGCACCTGAATCTGTAGCAACAATCATCACATCAGAATCTGTATTTTATAAG GGTGTTTACTACCAAACAGGAGATGTGATCAAGGTAACAGATGAGGAAGACAGGAAGCCGTACTATGCACAGATCCGAGGCTTCGTGCAGGACCAATACTGTGAAAAGAGCGCAGCGCTGACTTGGCTCATCCCCACTCAGGCGAGCCCAAAGGACCAGTTTGATCCGGGGACGTACATTGTTG GTCCAGAGGAGGATCTGCCAAGAAAGATGGAGTACCTGGAGTTTGTGTGCCACGCCCCCTCTGAATACTTCAAATCACGGAGCTCTCCGTTCCCCACCATCCCCATACGGCCGGAAAAAGGCTACATCTGGGCCCATATAGGACCCACACCGGCCCTCACTGTCAAAGAGTCTGTCAGTGGCAGCAGCTAA